Proteins encoded by one window of Nicotiana tabacum cultivar K326 chromosome 10, ASM71507v2, whole genome shotgun sequence:
- the LOC142165487 gene encoding uncharacterized protein LOC142165487 codes for MANQVIIGALFQEGTSQVRASYFNGQHFSHWKVRMEIFAKAYDVKVWRVIKKGNYPLPAATPPLDDPKDIDLYTKEQMEVVQVNIKARNLLHNAISGEEYEKISSCDIAKEMWDKLEVTYEGTIKVKEIHINMLVNDYELFSMIEGESIEEIFARFSKIISDLKAFGKPYTSGDQVIKFSKIPEHTERKNSTKTIQAIQRTGQECGKCYECGRFGHIQAECPELKRKISRGFNKNKSFGSWRNEDNSDHEEIANLCFMTILENKMNKYSGCWTDEDTSDEETENSFMARVETSEDGFGNQKTILNLVTLTLQDPGDKNLFKEVTKLDGGSVKFGDDSKGKIIGTGTIPFNNRSNITEVYPIDGLNYNLLSIVLPGKRYGNIYILDGFEKIDGHICLTSMSDDPLLWHRKLRHASMHLIEKLFKHELVVGLPKLNFSRTHICDAC; via the exons atggcaaaTCAAGTTATCATAGGAGCTCTCTTTCAGGAAGGAACTTCACAAGTTAGAGCATCATACTTCAATGGACAACATTTCTCCCATTGGAAAGTGCGGATGGAGATCTTTGCCAAGGCCTATGACGTCAAAGTTTGGAgagtcatcaaaaaggggaactaCCCCTTACCTGCTGCTACTCCACCACTTGATGATCCTAAAGATATAGATTTATATACAAAAGAGCAAATGGAAGTGGTACAAGTTAACATTAAAGCAAGAAATCTGCTTCATAATGCTATAAGTGGTGAAGAATATGAGAAAATCTCAAGTTGTGACATAGCCAAAGAAATGTGGGACAAGCTTGAGGTCACATATGAAGGAACCATCAAAGTAAAGGAAATACATATCAACATGTTGGTTAATGATTACGAACTCTTCTCAATGATAGAAGGAGAATCTATTGAAGAGATATTTGCcaggtttagcaaaataattagcGATCTAAAGGCATTTGGCAAGCCTTATACCAGTGGTGATCAAGTTATAAAATTCTCAAAA ATTCCAGAACACACAGAAAGGAAGAATTCCACCAAGACGATCCAGGCAATACAACGAACAGGACAAGAATGTGGAAAGTGCTATGAATGTGGAAGATTTGGGCACATTCAAGCTGAGTGCCCAGAACTGAAAAGGAAGATCTCTAGAGGCTTTAACAAGAACAAATCCTTTGGAAGCTGGAGAAATGAGGATAATTCAGACCATGAAGAGATAGCGAATCTCTGCTTCATGACGATTCTAGAAAACAAAATGAACAAGTACTCAGGATGCTGGACAGATGAGGACACTTCAGATGAAGAAACTGAAAATAGTTTCATGGCACGAGTTGAAACAAGTGAG GATGGGTTTGGAAACCAAAAAACTATTCTGAATCTGGTAACACTAACCCTCCAAGACCCAG GCGACAAAAACCTATTCAAAGAAGTTACAAAACTTGATGGAGGAAGTGTTAAGTTTGGGGATGACTCAAAAGGCAAAATAATTGGTACTGGAACAATTCCCTTCAATAACAGAAGTAATATCACTGAAGTTTATCCTATCGATGGCCTCAACTACAATCTCTTGAGTATAGTCCTTCCTGGAAAAAGGTATGGAAATATTTatattcttgatggttttgaaAAGATAGATGGTCATATTTGCTTAACTTCTATGTCTGATGATCCATTGTTGTGGCATAGGAAACTTCGTCATGCTAGCATGCATTTGATAGAAAAATTGTTCAAACATGAGTTAGTTGTTGGTCTACCCAAACTGAATTTTTCTAGAACTCATATCTGTGATGCATGCTAA